The Mercurialis annua linkage group LG8, ddMerAnnu1.2, whole genome shotgun sequence genome window below encodes:
- the LOC126660405 gene encoding uncharacterized protein LOC126660405: protein MSYDVIEEINSILNPAELKMFKESCFGYLLDIPKIKVQNQIIHCLLLREVHQPNKTEMWFEVGGHRLKFGIEEFALISGLKCIGDSNKYGYPQVSNGLIDTYFSGCKSVSKQTLHDLFKSRRWESDEDGFKIAFMHFLHNFLLASPMTTRIQLKDFDVVDSADFNDYPWGIDVFKYTFDSLTTKAVLSPGSLKKSKSENEIYKYRLIGFPQVLLCWFYECCPTVKNSFVQLVNKTAIPRILRWQAFFFPYYIPVDREIFLDVASDKVTFRSIVPTPAERNALYLGDFFKRNKGKGKASDDVSVGKEDGCEVGYRPAFDISRDRDPSSKLIDLSIIEEKLEFLVAGQKTMQSDISKLKQFFNSKVSEVLKVVTLLNVKLNPTVDSKQADGVVDSEKDVSSSRDENENDDASPFLGDKTVQSEEPMDSEDTVSDESEPILKVSSKKQEASASMQTSSVVKEENCALPVEESSKNDSFTASVAQSNRGGEDSVARQNVFSDKEIDNKSISSNENNDKEFCGEEEKSKKTEDVYSVDDKAVNDVKVDDVDRVFVADYEAAGCSKNVGSAVGINVLSDFATEKNMDSAVVVSPVTEVPDQRNAILTSPTFNLSVEDIDEVLEKAAEAHAKLKLRQVDYVQANFGCIVPKQSIGCVRICPFHENGNFFCDLKKREPFRKWLEEGRPKKSRKKIYEDSHAILCPRFRFGVVDIELKSWFYQLYHSGQPISCSHVDILLYYLRKKVKLGHAATTRCTTTDTFFDRRIQAIYNLYSKSKDLSLISSKSSEADYINGGRICCNTKWADVDDVLFPINCGKDWHWILARLNFKERCIYVYNSLRSARRDKSANEYVECYSVLLPLYFDAVNLFDSRNDIDTTTGPYEEKSSTDPFRIVNVENIPVQTDIDCGVHMFCAAEFFVDGKVMSDDFDIKEHRARYACSLYTYGCWKDEFAALSEDEGPVKINRI, encoded by the exons ATGTCATATGATGTTATTGAGGAGATTAACTCGATTCTCAATCCGGCTGAATTGAAAATGTTTAAGGAGTCTTGTTTTGGTTATCTGTTGGACATTcctaaaataaaagttcaaaatcAGATTATTCACTGTTTACTTTTGAGGGAAGTACATCAACCAAACAAGACTGAAATGTGGTTCGAGGTCGGTGGACACAGATTGAAATTTGGAATTGAAGAATTCGCTCTAATTTCAGGTTTAAAATGCATAGGTGACAGTAACAAGTATGGTTATCCACAAGTTTCCAATGGTCTTATTGATACATATTTTAGTGGGTGTAAATcagtttcgaaacaaaccctTCATGATTTGTTTAAGTCTAGGCGTTGGGAGTCGGATGAGGATGGTTTTAAGATTGCATTTATGCACTTTTTACATAACTTTTTGCTAGCTTCACCAATGACTACCCGTATTCAGTTAAAGGACTTTGATGTAGTTGATTCTGCAGATTTTAATGATTATCCTTGGGGAATCGACGTATTCAAGTACACGTTCGATTCTTTGACTACTAAGGCAGTTCTTAGTCCTGGTAGTCTTAAGAAGTCAAAATCTGAGAATGAAATTTATAAGTATCGCCTCATCGGTTTCCCACAAGTACTGCTTTGCTGGTTCTATGAATGTTGCCCGACGGTCAAAAATTCCTTTGTTCAGCTTGTTAACAAAACTGCTATCCCGCGCATTTTAAGGTGGCAAGCGTTCTTTTTCCCATATTATATTCCAGTTGACAGAGAAATATTTCTTGATGTTGCATCCGATAAG GTAACATTTCGTTCTATTGTTCCAACACCGGCAGAGAGGAATGCCCTTTATTTAGGtgattttttcaaaagaaataagGGCAAGGGCAAGGCTAGTGATGATGTGAGCGTTGGCAAAGAAGATGGATGTGAAGTTGGTTACCGTCCGGCATTTGACATATCAAGGGATCGTGATCCATCGTCtaaattgattgatttaagtatAATAGAAGAGAAGTTAGAGTTTTTGGTGGCTGGTCAGAAGACTATGCAGTCTGATATTTCCAAGTTGAAACAATTTTTCAACTCTAAAGTTTCTGAAGTCCTAAAGGTTGTGACTTTATTGAATGTTAAGCTTAATCCTACCGTTGATTCTAAACAG GCTGATGGAGTTGTTGATTCGGAGAAAGATGTCTCATCTTCTCgtgatgaaaatgaaaatgatgatGCTAGTCCATTTCTTGGTGATAAAACTGTTCAATCTGAAGAACCTATGGACTCAGAAGATACCGTTTCTGATGAATCTGAAccaattttaaag GTTAGTAGCAAAAAACAGGAAGCATCGGCTAGCATGCAGACATCAAGTGTTGTCAAAGAAGAAAATTGTGCACTTCCTGTAGAGGAAAGTTCAAAGAATGACAGTTTTACTGCTAGCGTTGCTCAAAGCAATAGAGGAGGTGAAGATTCTGTTGCTCGTCAAAATGTATTTTCCGATAAAGAAATAGATAATAAGTCTATTTCTAGCAATGAAAACAATGACAAGGAGTTCTGTGGTGAAGAAGAAAAGAGCAAAAAAACTGAAGATGTATATTCGGTTGATGACAAGGCTGTTAATGATGTCAAAGTTGACGATGTTGATCGTGTGTTTGTTGCGGATTATGAAGCTGCTGGATGCTCTAAGAATGTTGGTTCTGCTGTTGGGATCAATGTTCTTTCTGATTTTGCGACTGAAAAAAATATGGATTCTGCTGTTGTTGTCTCTCCGGTTACTGAG GTTCCGGATCAAAGAAATGCTATTTTGACTTCTCCAACCTTCAATTTATCAGTTGAGGACATCGATGAGGTTCTCGAAAAAGCAGCGGAAGCTCATGCTAAATTGAAGTTGAGAcag GTTGATTATGTCCAAGCTAACTTTG GCTGTATTGTTCCGAAGCAATCTATTGGTTGTGTTCGTATTTGTCCATTTCATGAAAATGGcaattttttttgtgatttgaaGAAACGGGAACCTTTTCGGAAATGGTTGGAAGAAGGACGTCCTAAAAAGTCTAG gaaGAAAATTTACGAAGATTCGCATGCCATCTTGTGTCCCCGTTTTCGATTCGGCGTGGTTGATATTGAATTGAAATCATGGTTTTACCAACTTTATCATTCTGGACAGCCTATTTCTTGTTCT CATGTTGATATTTTGCTTTACTATTTgaggaaaaaggtgaaacttggaCATGCTGCAACCACCAGATGTACAACTACTGATACTTTCTTCGATCGACGTATTCAAGCCATCTACAATTTGTACTCGAAAAGCAAAGATTTGTCACTTATTTCTTCAAAAAGTTCTGAGGCTGATTACATTAACGGTGGTCGTATATGTTGCAACACCAAGTGGGCTGATGTCGATGATGTTCTTTTTCCGATTAATTGTGGGAAAGATTGGCATTGGATATTAGCTCGTCTGAATTTTAAGGAACGGTGCATCTATGTCTACAATTCATTGAGATCAGCGCGACGTGACAAATCAGCGAACGAGTATGTTGAATGCTATAGTGTCTTGCTTCCACTATACTTTGATGCAGTCAATTTATTTGATTCTCGGAATGACATTGATACTACTACCGGTCCTTATGAGGAAAAGAGTTCTACTGATCCATTCAGAATTGTAAATGTGGAAAACATACCTGTGCAAACTGAtat TGATTGTGGAGTTCATATGTTTTGCGCTGCTGAGTTTTTTGTTGATGGAAAAGTTATGAGTGATGATTTCGATATCAAAGAACATCGAGCTCGTTATGCTTGCTCATTATATACTTATGGATGTTGGAAGGATGAATTTGCAGCTTTGAGTGAAGATGAAGGTCCTGTAAAGATCAACAGGATTTGA